Proteins encoded in a region of the uncultured Erythrobacter sp. genome:
- a CDS encoding amidohydrolase has translation MKLFARLACSALLIGAAPLAADNHDPAATVEAEAERTARVAQQLWEMAELGYLETQSSGLLQSELAGEGFNITGGIAEIPTAFVAEWGEGGPVIAILAEMDALPGINQSASATRDPVDGKHAGHACGHNLFGAGSLTAAIAVKRWLEATGTPGRIRLYGTPAEEGGSGKVYMTRAGMFDDVDVAIHWHADDENSAAARTSLANRSAKFRFTGISAHAAGAPERGRSALDGAEAMNMMANMLHEHMPQDARMHYVITSGGNAPNVVPDFAEVFYYVRHPDPEGVEQIWTRLENAARGAAMGTGTEVEWEVIHGNNPLLVNETLAKVMDQKLRVVGGVEYDAEERAWAEKLQESLGDAAKPLASAAEIGAYNKSLGYGSTDVGDVSWATPTVGVRTATWVPGTSAHSWQAVASSGHSIGHKGTQVAAKAMALMATELFTNPDLRAAARAEFDRSRGENYEYKSLLGDRDPPLDYRK, from the coding sequence ATGAAGCTGTTTGCCAGACTTGCCTGTTCCGCTTTGCTGATCGGTGCCGCTCCGCTTGCTGCCGACAATCACGATCCAGCCGCGACGGTGGAGGCTGAGGCGGAGCGTACGGCCCGCGTTGCACAGCAGCTGTGGGAGATGGCAGAGCTCGGCTATCTGGAAACGCAGTCCTCGGGCCTGCTTCAATCGGAACTCGCTGGCGAAGGTTTCAACATCACTGGCGGTATTGCGGAAATTCCCACGGCGTTCGTCGCCGAATGGGGCGAGGGCGGTCCGGTGATTGCAATTCTCGCTGAGATGGATGCGCTTCCGGGGATCAACCAATCGGCTTCGGCCACGCGCGATCCGGTTGATGGCAAACATGCAGGACATGCCTGTGGGCACAATCTGTTCGGTGCAGGCTCGCTGACCGCGGCGATTGCAGTGAAACGTTGGCTCGAGGCGACCGGTACGCCGGGCCGCATCAGGCTCTATGGCACGCCGGCCGAAGAAGGAGGATCGGGCAAAGTCTACATGACCCGCGCGGGCATGTTCGACGATGTCGATGTCGCAATCCACTGGCACGCCGATGATGAGAACAGCGCAGCGGCGCGGACTAGTCTGGCGAACCGTTCCGCGAAGTTCCGTTTCACTGGCATCTCGGCCCACGCCGCTGGCGCGCCCGAGCGCGGCCGCTCGGCGCTCGATGGTGCTGAGGCGATGAACATGATGGCCAACATGCTGCACGAGCACATGCCGCAGGATGCGCGCATGCATTATGTTATCACGTCAGGCGGAAATGCTCCCAATGTCGTCCCCGATTTCGCGGAAGTGTTCTACTACGTCCGCCATCCGGACCCGGAGGGTGTAGAACAGATCTGGACCCGGCTCGAAAATGCAGCGCGCGGCGCAGCTATGGGAACCGGCACCGAAGTCGAATGGGAAGTGATCCACGGCAACAACCCGTTGCTGGTCAACGAAACGCTGGCCAAAGTCATGGACCAGAAACTGCGCGTGGTTGGCGGGGTCGAATACGACGCCGAAGAGCGCGCATGGGCTGAGAAGCTGCAGGAATCACTCGGTGATGCTGCTAAACCGCTCGCCAGCGCGGCTGAGATTGGCGCTTACAACAAGAGCCTCGGCTATGGTTCGACCGATGTCGGCGATGTGTCCTGGGCAACGCCAACGGTTGGCGTTCGCACCGCCACATGGGTTCCCGGCACGAGCGCGCATAGCTGGCAAGCGGTCGCGTCAAGTGGCCACTCGATCGGGCACAAGGGCACACAGGTTGCCGCTAAAGCGATGGCGCTGATGGCGACGGAACTGTTCACCAATCCTGATCTGCGCGCAGCAGCCCGGGCCGAGTTCGATCGATCGCGCGGCGAAAACTATGAATACAAATCGTTGCTCGGCGACCGCGATCCGCCGCTCG